TTAATTATTGTAATGCCAACGATGATATCTATGCTAAAACTCAATCCCCGAAAGATTTTGGATATCTTGGATACCgaaaatgatggaaatgtcaTATTTGAAATAAGTTATAATTTTGGATTGTCGACTAGTTACTTGATACCCTTTACAGCTAAGGTACGTAGCATGACATATACAAACGAGCTGTGTTGTTTGATTATGgatcaaatttcataattaaaataagttttcattataaaacatcattttaaatgtttttgctCAAACTATTTACAGTTTgtaatctaaatttttattttgtcccACTTTTATTGTTTTAGGTTTTCATGAAAAAAGAACTTCGGTTTAAATTTGTTGAGGGGGTCCGACTCTTTCAAGAGAAGTCTTTGAGGTGTTGTTTGTCGGGCAGTCAGTACTTCACCCAACTATTAGAGGTATTATCCCGTGTTGAAGTTTTTACGTCTCAACTAAGTGGAGAGCCTTGTGGATTTAGGGAGTGGAGTGCTTCAATTGGTGGAGATACGTGCTTTTAGGAGATTAGGAGAGAAGCGTGAGcattatgcaaaaatattaatcattttaaaatatgcacGTGGAGATTCAAACCACCAATCAAGGCATAAATAACCTTCTCCTTGGGAGCATgttggttttaaatattttgcccgtgaaaaatattttacctCTCCTACAAGTACGTATCTTCTCCACCAATCGAGGTTTCCTGTCCGGTGAACCATACAATGGCTCTCCGTGGAAGTTAGGGACAAAATCTCGATATGGAACAATTGTTGAGGGTAGCATCGACTATATGATGaatgacatttaaaaaaattctgtCGAAAGAGTAAATCTTATTGCTCAATTCTGTCGGTAAAAGAAAATTGGGTAAGCTAAATTCGTGGCCTATGCTTCAGCTTTTATCAAGTAATGGATAGGATTGAATGGGTGGTGGGGTTTCAACTTtgaaaaacaatgaaaagaacttatttttagttttatcaaATAGACTCCAATGTAAAATACAATGgagaaaaaaagcaaaaaaaagcCAATTTGGAGCCCACTAGATTAATTGAGTTGAAGACAAAAGTGTTCTGAATTCTTCTCACCATAacccatatttcttttaaaatcacatGTTAGCTTAACATTTGAGATGTGTGGGACAGATAGTTCAGTTAATGCATACTAACATACTAGACAAGAAAAAACAAGATTCACTATGCAATTTATCAAAGCTCCACAAGCACATGTATTTTTTATTGCCGTCAAAGATAATTGGCTAAGCTCAAATCGTCGCCTATGCTTCACTACAAGTGATTTTGAAATATAGGGAttccattttaaatttgagaataCTCCAAATCGATAATGTCATAATAGGAATACTTAGTATATAATGTTTAGAAATTAGatcttaaatttgaaaataatatagggatcaaaattaaaatttaactgttttccagtaaatttttttatggcgGTGGGTTATTCAAGTCTTTGCCTATGCTTCAGCCAAACCTTAGAATTgggtccaaattaaattttttggattTGCTTCATAAGATTATTTACCTTAATAAACATGGAAAAAGTTAACTATGCCCTTATCTTCATCACTtctctctcaatttttttttgttcttttatttgtttattttggtgACCTTTCACAAGATATTATAtcacttaaataataatatgtactaaaattttaattttaattgaaatagttaacTGTGTTGTTTGAATTAACTAATGACAACATATAAataaagagattattttaagttaaaggactaaatctcGAATTTGAGAATAGTAGAGAGactcaaaatcaaattttgaccCCTTTTCAAATTGGCTAATTTCATGGATACTGAAGTTTCTAAGAGGTTCACAGGGTCgggttatttatattttttgaatcgTCTATTATAGTTTAATTCGGCTCGATTTGTTCACAATTTTTgatattaagtttttattttaatttttaaggtttattttgataaaatgagttttattttatggcttttaaatattatttgataaattttaaattcattttcattttttaatttttaaattactttcactattttaaatataaaatatatattttatatcataaaattaaaattaattatgtatgaaataaaaataaaattcaattcgattcggTTTCAGAAAATAActgatttttagtaaaaaataaacaaacaaataaaattacatcaaaCTAAATTGATCAAAAGCACTCTTACCTTTTatcttgatttaaaaaatttaaaactatcaCGAGGGACTTTATTATAAAACTGTAAACTTATCCTCTCATCTAAGCTCAATTAATCgcgatttttaaatttatattttattaatcgtTCAAATAAGAATCATTTTGGGTTTGATGGACCCACCATGAAAGCACTCCCACTTTTGTCGGTAAAAGATAAAAAGGAGAATTGATTCTCTCTGGTGGTGTTGTCTAAGATAATTGGCTAAGAAGTCTAAGGAAAACGCCTTCAATCTCTTTCCCATTTAATAAAAGGATACCAaagattatgcatgttttacactttttattcttacaataatACCACAACCCAAGcaaattttctctcttttgcTTCAATACTCTTCCatggcttcttcttcttcttcttcttcttctactctAATGAAGTATCATGTTTTCTTGAGCTTCAGAGGTGAAGACACGCGCCTTAATTTCACCACTCACTTACTTCAAGCTTTGAAAGACGAGGGACTTGATGTTTTCTTCGATGAAGAAAAACTGGAAAGGGGAGAGCAGCTTTCAGATGCACTTTCTCGAGCAATTGCAGTCTCAAATATCTCAATCATCGTTTTGTCTGCAGACTACGCCTCTTCGAAATCATGCTTGCTTGAACTCTCTGACATCATGGAGCTCTATAGCGTCAAACAACAAATTGTTCTTCCCATCTTTTACCATGTTAACCCCTCCGATGTGGAGAATATTGATGGGAGTTTTAAGAAATCCTTTGATGATCACCAAACAAGGTGGTCAGTTGATAAAGTGAAACAATGGAAAACTGCTTTTGCTGAAGTCGGTAAATTAGAAGGGTGGCATATAGATGGAAGCATCTCGGATAGGTAACTATATTTGCCTCATCTCCTTATATTTGACTTATCTTCGTTTTggatttcatatatatacttcTATTATTTGCTAGACCTGAAACCCAGTACATCAAGGATATTGTTGCGTATGTTATGCAAAAGTTGATGAAGCATCAAGTTTTCTTAAGCTTAGGTGAAGACACATGCCTCAACTTTTCCAGTCACCTAGTCAATGGTTTGGAAAAAGTAGGAATTAATGTCTTCCCCGATAACGAAACACTGAAAAAGGGAGAGAAACTTCGATCAACATATTCTCGAACAATTTCGGCCTCAAATCTCTCAATCCTCGTTTTATCTAAAGCCTATGCTTCTTCAGAATCATGCTTAGATCAACTTTCTGACATCATGGATCGCAAGCACAATCCCACTGACAAACATATTGTTCTTCCCGTCTTTTACCATGTTGATCCTTCCGATGTGCGACATAGTGGTGGGCATTTTAAGACATCCTTCGAAGAGCATGAATCAAAGCAACCAGCTGAAAGAGTACAACAATGGAAAACTGCTTTTGCAGAGGTCGGTAAATTAAAAGGGTGGCATATAGAAGGAGGCAAATTTGACAGGTAACTATAATTTTCTCATCTTGTTATTTTCAACTTATCTTTGTTTTAGATttcatatttacttatttacattttttattgttttctagaCCTGAAACCGCGTACATTAAAGATGTTGTCgaatatgttataaaaaagTTGACGAATATTGGGTTTGAAAGTGCTTCTGAAGAATTGGTTGGAATAGATGATCAGAAAAGGACGATTTTGAAGCTGATTAAGAAAAAAGACTGTCGTGTAATAGGACTTTGGGGAATGGGTGGTCAAGGCAAAACAACCCTTGCCGAGgctgtatataaaaaaatctcttTAGAGTTTGAAAGTTGTTGCTTTCTTCATAATGTTAGagaggaaatagaaaaacaggGGAAGAAATCTTTACGAAATGAACTTCTTTCGAAATTATTGAACTCAAATGTTGATATAGACACCCCCTCTATAGGATCCACTTTAACTCAACAGAGGCTCAACAATAAGAAAGTACTTGTTGTCCTTGATGATATTAGTGACCCAAACCAAATAGACTGTATGGGTGTTAAACATTTGGGCTCTGGAAGTAAAATCATTATAACATCTAGAGAGAAACAAGTGCTTAAGAGTGGAGGAGCTGACACAATACATGAGGTGAAGGCATTAAATAAGAATGATTCTCTTCAACTTTTTTCTACCTTTGCATTTAAGCAGTTGAATCCCGCAGTTGGTTTTCAAGATCTGTCATGCAAGTTTCTGGAGTACGCCCAAGGCAATCCACTTGCTCTTAGAGTTTTGGGGTGTAATTTATATGAAAGGACTATAAATGATTGGGAAAGTGAGATGGAGAAGCTAAGGGAATATTCCCACCCAGAAATTTTTGTGGTTTTGAAAAGTAGTTATGATAGGCTAGGTATGGTAGAGAAGAATATATTTCTTGACATTGCATGCTTCTTCAAAGGGGAACccataaaaagaataaaacatgTTCTAAGTTGTTATCGAGGGGTAGAGGATGGAATAAGCAAATTGGTCAGCAAGTGCCTAATTAATATCTCACCTTCATCTTCTACTCATAATGAAGATATAATATGTATGCATGATATGCTTGAAGAGTTGGGAAAAGATATTATTCGCCAAAAATCTAAAACCCCTGGAAAGTGCAGGAGGCTATGGAGTCATGAACACATTAAACGAGTGCTCAAATATAATCAAGTAAGCATTACTTGTAttcatattct
This genomic window from Gossypium raimondii isolate GPD5lz chromosome 10, ASM2569854v1, whole genome shotgun sequence contains:
- the LOC105775194 gene encoding disease resistance protein RUN1 isoform X2, translated to MASSSSSSSSTLMKYHVFLSFRGEDTRLNFTTHLLQALKDEGLDVFFDEEKLERGEQLSDALSRAIAVSNISIIVLSADYASSKSCLLELSDIMELYSVKQQIVLPIFYHVNPSDVENIDGSFKKSFDDHQTRWSVDKVKQWKTAFAEVGKLEGWHIDGSISDRPETQYIKDIVAYVMQKLMKHQVFLSLGEDTCLNFSSHLVNGLEKVGINVFPDNETLKKGEKLRSTYSRTISASNLSILVLSKAYASSESCLDQLSDIMDRKHNPTDKHIVLPVFYHVDPSDVRHSGGHFKTSFEEHESKQPAERVQQWKTAFAEVGKLKGWHIEGGKFDRPETAYIKDVVEYVIKKLTNIGFESASEELVGIDDQKRTILKLIKKKDCRVIGLWGMGGQGKTTLAEAVYKKISLEFESCCFLHNVREEIEKQGKKSLRNELLSKLLNSNVDIDTPSIGSTLTQQRLNNKKVLVVLDDISDPNQIDCMGVKHLGSGSKIIITSREKQVLKSGGADTIHEVKALNKNDSLQLFSTFAFKQLNPAVGFQDLSCKFLEYAQGNPLALRVLGCNLYERTINDWESEMEKLREYSHPEIFVVLKSSYDRLGMVEKNIFLDIACFFKGEPIKRIKHVLSCYRGVEDGISKLVSKCLINISPSSSTHNEDIICMHDMLEELGKDIIRQKSKTPGKCRRLWSHEHIKRVLKYNQGTDRIQGMKLNMSHMDKLLLRPFVFENMTNLKYIIFYSPKSSECGNDKKLYTNQVDIVPLPDELRYLRWDDYPCKSLSSSFDPEYLVVLKLPHGDMEQLWDGHRNLANLREIDVSYCKNLRKMPSLSRAINLELLRCIGCESLVELWNEDNHTELVNLREIYVAECNNLRKICNLSRAINLESLDCTDCQSLVELGNEGDRTDFANLRQIDFNGCVSLRKIPNLSIAINLEYLDCSNCKSLVELWNGDDCMDLDNLTVINVSNCSNLRKMPDLSRAINLQFLDCTNCKSLVELPCLDQLASLSEWCLHLNGCHSLKKFPQVPRHFCSLDLSETEIEEVPDSIKDVHKLETLWLGKSKVKNVSINILKLEFLRKLDLSDCPIEEVSLPFDPLCNLQHLNMSGSAVKNVSIKLESLRKLNLNGCPKVEVLSELPPYLKVLSANDCTSLEKVSFADQNLYQFDSLVDEFCRDHNLLMRFCNCFNLNQESTKNIEANAMLKIGSLAKEWAATYGRKYFRDNLRSLICCFPGNEISANKFKYRSLNSSLSLKISKNGGSGSRFLVFAICLVANLARRHDVLLRYICEYQLTAAGGGNGGDGCENFRSEISHFSLDEPDKYMDYHVFILSSIDMVIEDKNYEEASFKFYIRLLDLGRGGEEYIKVERCGVHVFYVDKKSDSDATEKRVAGNNRSSSHDGEEGD